A genomic segment from Candidatus Viadribacter manganicus encodes:
- the rpmI gene encoding 50S ribosomal protein L35, with translation MPKLKTKSGVKKRFKLTASGKVKAGPAGKRHRLISHNAKYIRQNRGTSTIAEPDAKRIKLWIPYGLD, from the coding sequence ATGCCGAAACTGAAGACTAAGAGCGGCGTGAAAAAGCGCTTCAAGCTCACGGCCTCAGGTAAGGTGAAGGCCGGCCCCGCCGGTAAGCGCCACCGCCTGATCAGCCACAACGCCAAGTACATTCGTCAAAACCGCGGAACGTCGACGATCGCCGAGCCCGATGCAAAGCGCATCAAGCTCTGGATCCCGTACGGCCTCGATTGA
- the mtgA gene encoding monofunctional biosynthetic peptidoglycan transglycosylase: MGRIKRRKRYGLFITSISVLFIAFVLAPVTWALAYLFFDPPSTVLMMQRAAEGQTIRHYPVPLNRMSPHIVRAVIAAEDANFCTHDGFDIEAIQDALESNRRGRALRGGSTISQQTAKNLFLWPDRGWVRKGFETYFTALIEFMWPKRRVMEAYLNNIEWGDGNFGIEAAARARFGVSAADLTPLQAARLAAVLPSPNRWRADNPGPYVRGRASTIVARAREVRTSGAGACVLQLDRPDAGR, encoded by the coding sequence TTGGGCCGCATAAAGCGCCGCAAGCGCTATGGCCTGTTTATCACCAGCATCAGCGTGCTTTTCATCGCCTTCGTGCTTGCACCGGTGACATGGGCGCTGGCGTATTTGTTCTTCGATCCGCCATCGACCGTGCTGATGATGCAGCGCGCAGCGGAAGGCCAGACCATTCGCCATTATCCAGTGCCGCTGAACCGCATGTCGCCGCACATCGTGCGTGCTGTCATTGCCGCGGAGGACGCAAATTTCTGCACGCATGACGGCTTCGACATCGAAGCCATCCAAGATGCGCTTGAATCCAATCGCCGGGGCCGTGCATTGCGCGGCGGCTCGACCATCAGCCAGCAAACGGCGAAGAACCTCTTTCTCTGGCCCGATCGCGGCTGGGTTCGAAAAGGCTTTGAGACCTACTTTACAGCGTTGATCGAGTTCATGTGGCCCAAGCGGCGCGTGATGGAAGCGTATCTGAACAACATTGAATGGGGCGACGGCAATTTCGGTATCGAGGCTGCGGCGCGCGCGCGTTTTGGCGTTTCGGCTGCCGATCTCACGCCGTTGCAAGCTGCCCGTCTCGCCGCCGTCCTTCCAAGCCCCAACCGCTGGCGCGCCGATAATCCTGGCCCCTATGTCCGCGGCCGCGCCTCAACCATCGTCGCGCGCGCGCGCGAAGTCCGGACGTCCGGCGCTGGCGCCTGCGTGCTGCAACTGGATCGCCCGGACGCCGGTCGATAA
- the pheS gene encoding phenylalanine--tRNA ligase subunit alpha: MNGQTTDLAALEADLLARVDAANDETSLEALRVEALGKQGSISALMKNLGAMSPDERKTFGAGLNVLKDKVTEAIVTKKAAMAEAALDRQLQAEAVDVTLPPVRPRLGTIHPVSQVMEELAAIFGEMGFTVEEGPDIETDFNNFTALNFPPNHPARETHDTFFLDAKGEDGARKVLRTHTSPVQVRTMLKQKPPIRMICMGRTFRKDSDATHTPMFHQIEGLVIDETSTMADLKSVLIAAIKAYFEVDDVKLRFRPHHFPFTEPSAEVDVGCDKSGGQIKIGQGDDWLEILGSGMVHPNVLKSCGIDPEKYQGYAFGMGIDRLAMLKYGMPDLRDFFAADERWLKHYGFSPFLLPGLAQGVGS, translated from the coding sequence ATGAACGGTCAAACCACTGATTTGGCGGCGCTCGAAGCTGACTTGCTGGCGCGCGTTGACGCCGCCAACGATGAAACCTCGCTTGAAGCTTTGCGCGTCGAGGCGCTCGGCAAGCAGGGCAGCATCTCTGCGCTGATGAAGAACCTCGGCGCGATGAGCCCAGACGAGCGCAAGACGTTCGGCGCCGGCCTCAACGTTCTGAAGGACAAAGTCACCGAAGCGATCGTCACCAAGAAGGCGGCGATGGCTGAAGCTGCGCTCGATCGTCAGCTGCAGGCCGAAGCCGTGGATGTCACGCTGCCGCCCGTGCGCCCGCGCCTCGGCACGATCCATCCGGTGTCGCAAGTGATGGAAGAACTCGCCGCCATCTTCGGCGAGATGGGTTTCACCGTTGAAGAAGGTCCGGACATCGAGACCGACTTCAACAACTTCACCGCCTTGAACTTCCCGCCGAACCATCCGGCGCGCGAAACGCATGACACGTTCTTCCTTGATGCCAAGGGCGAAGACGGCGCGCGCAAAGTGCTGCGCACGCACACCTCGCCGGTGCAGGTGCGTACAATGCTGAAGCAGAAGCCGCCCATCCGCATGATCTGCATGGGGCGCACCTTCCGCAAAGATTCCGATGCTACGCACACGCCGATGTTTCACCAGATCGAAGGCCTCGTCATCGACGAGACCTCGACCATGGCTGATTTGAAGAGCGTGTTGATCGCGGCGATCAAGGCGTATTTTGAAGTCGATGACGTGAAGCTGCGTTTCCGTCCGCACCACTTCCCATTCACCGAACCCAGCGCTGAAGTCGATGTCGGCTGCGACAAATCCGGTGGCCAGATCAAGATTGGCCAAGGCGATGATTGGCTCGAAATTCTGGGCTCCGGCATGGTGCACCCGAACGTGCTCAAGAGCTGCGGCATCGATCCGGAAAAATACCAAGGCTACGCCTTCGGCATGGGCATCGATCGCCTCGCCATGCTCAAATACGGCATGCCTGATCTCCGCGACTTCTTCGCGGCCGACGAGCGTTGGTTGAAACACTACGGCTTCAGTCCATTCCTGCTGCCTGGCCTCGCACAGGGAGTGGGCTCATGA
- the infC gene encoding translation initiation factor IF-3, which yields MARRPYAAPPPSKDGPRVNEDIRGTPRVLLIDADGEKQGEMPISAALDAAREAGLDLVEVAPNSVPPVCKILDYGKFRFEEQKKKAETRKKAKRVELKEIKVRPNIDDHDYEVKMKAIHRFFEEGDKVKVTLRFRGREMQHTNLGMDLLERMRQELDGIAKVEHEPRFEGRQVVMVMAPRA from the coding sequence ATAGCCAGACGTCCGTATGCCGCGCCGCCCCCCTCGAAGGACGGGCCGCGGGTGAATGAGGATATCCGCGGAACGCCGCGCGTGCTCCTCATCGATGCAGATGGGGAAAAGCAGGGTGAGATGCCGATCTCGGCAGCGCTCGATGCGGCCCGTGAAGCAGGCCTCGACCTTGTCGAGGTAGCGCCGAATTCCGTCCCTCCAGTCTGCAAGATTCTCGACTACGGCAAGTTCCGGTTCGAGGAGCAGAAGAAGAAGGCCGAAACGCGTAAGAAGGCCAAGCGGGTCGAACTGAAGGAAATCAAGGTTCGCCCGAACATCGACGACCACGACTACGAAGTGAAGATGAAGGCCATCCATCGCTTCTTCGAAGAGGGCGACAAGGTGAAGGTCACCCTGCGCTTCCGTGGCCGCGAAATGCAGCACACCAATCTCGGCATGGATCTCCTGGAGCGCATGCGCCAGGAACTCGATGGCATCGCCAAGGTTGAGCATGAGCCGCGCTTTGAGGGCCGTCAGGTCGTCATGGTGATGGCGCCGCGCGCTTAA
- a CDS encoding alpha/beta hydrolase, producing the protein MAFGQIEALEHLGVQIAFERVEGAAPTFVWLGGFKSDMAGTKAQTLAEWAREHGQAFVRFDYSGHGVSGGRFEDGTISRWLSDTLAVLDQRTCGPLVLVGSSMGGWLALLAARARPERVKGLLLIAPAADFTEKLIWPSFSAKQQRQLLACGRLELPSQYAPEPNVITRDLIEDGRKHLIMGAPISFDGPCYILQGQADPDVPPGHVLALNDLIRSDNKRIDLIKDGDHRLSRPADLARLVERASMIANQLAR; encoded by the coding sequence ATGGCCTTCGGCCAAATCGAGGCTCTTGAGCACCTAGGTGTGCAGATCGCCTTCGAGCGGGTGGAAGGCGCGGCGCCGACCTTCGTCTGGCTCGGCGGCTTCAAGTCCGACATGGCCGGCACAAAGGCGCAGACCTTGGCGGAATGGGCTCGCGAGCACGGCCAAGCCTTCGTGCGATTTGATTATTCTGGTCATGGCGTGTCGGGCGGCAGGTTCGAAGACGGCACGATATCGCGCTGGCTCAGCGACACGCTGGCTGTTCTGGATCAGCGCACATGCGGCCCGCTCGTGCTCGTCGGCTCATCGATGGGCGGGTGGCTGGCGCTGCTTGCCGCGCGCGCCCGGCCAGAACGCGTGAAGGGCCTGCTGCTGATCGCCCCTGCCGCAGATTTCACAGAAAAGCTCATCTGGCCGAGCTTTTCGGCCAAGCAACAGCGTCAGCTGTTGGCTTGCGGGCGGCTCGAATTGCCCTCCCAATACGCGCCCGAGCCCAACGTCATCACCCGCGATCTGATCGAGGACGGCCGCAAACACCTGATCATGGGCGCACCGATCTCGTTCGACGGCCCCTGCTACATCTTGCAGGGGCAGGCCGATCCGGATGTCCCCCCCGGCCACGTGCTCGCACTCAATGATCTTATCCGCTCGGATAACAAGCGGATCGATCTCATCAAGGACGGCGACCATAGGCTCTCACGTCCCGCCGACCTGGCGCGGCTGGTCGAGCGCGCCTCCATGATCGCCAACCAGCTCGCGCGCTGA
- a CDS encoding glycosyltransferase family 9 protein → MIWRKPAAEVDGDTSAKRVLVIQLGGTSSFIQALAAAKRIREQHVGARITLLTTEATKDLAEKAPYFDAVEADGKPTEPQAITALIKRLRGAKYDMVYDLEGSSRTNNYFQGLRPWPPKWSGPIAGASHAYLDPERVHLHPLDRFGAQLAGAGLGAEPLMPELGWLRATMRDAPSLQPEFFGIRGRYVLLLPRGSDAEPHRRWPQAKYIELAQRIASNGVTPVILGGIEERPIGAAIAKAEPRAKNLVTRPDLFQSIGLAERASFAVGDDVDLMHVVAAAGAPCLVFLSSTVKGAPSAPRGRSGVVEFTAAVIADLPVDQVDRQLKNCGVYRQAATA, encoded by the coding sequence ATGATCTGGCGCAAGCCAGCTGCTGAGGTCGATGGCGATACAAGCGCCAAGCGCGTGCTGGTGATCCAGCTCGGCGGCACCTCCTCGTTCATCCAAGCGCTCGCGGCGGCCAAGCGTATTCGCGAGCAACACGTTGGCGCGCGCATCACGCTGCTGACCACCGAGGCCACAAAAGACCTCGCTGAGAAGGCGCCGTATTTCGATGCGGTCGAGGCCGACGGCAAACCGACTGAGCCCCAAGCAATCACCGCGCTGATCAAGCGTCTGCGCGGCGCGAAGTACGACATGGTTTACGATCTGGAAGGATCGAGCCGCACCAACAACTACTTCCAAGGCCTGCGTCCTTGGCCGCCGAAATGGTCAGGGCCGATCGCAGGCGCGAGCCACGCGTATCTCGATCCAGAGCGCGTTCATCTTCATCCGCTTGATCGCTTCGGCGCGCAGCTCGCTGGCGCTGGTCTTGGCGCTGAGCCGCTGATGCCAGAGCTGGGATGGCTGCGTGCCACGATGCGCGATGCGCCGAGCCTGCAGCCGGAATTTTTCGGCATTCGTGGCCGTTACGTTCTGCTGCTGCCGCGCGGCTCGGACGCCGAGCCGCACCGTCGCTGGCCGCAAGCCAAATACATCGAGCTTGCCCAGCGCATCGCCTCCAATGGCGTCACGCCGGTGATCCTCGGCGGGATTGAGGAGCGCCCGATCGGCGCCGCTATTGCCAAGGCGGAACCGCGCGCCAAGAACCTCGTCACGCGTCCAGATCTCTTCCAGAGCATCGGCCTCGCTGAGCGGGCCTCATTTGCGGTGGGCGATGACGTCGATCTGATGCATGTGGTGGCCGCCGCCGGCGCGCCATGCCTCGTCTTTCTGTCCTCGACGGTAAAGGGCGCTCCATCGGCGCCTCGGGGCCGTAGCGGGGTGGTGGAATTCACCGCCGCCGTGATCGCGGACCTCCCGGTCGACCAGGTTGACCGCCAATTGAAAAATTGCGGCGTCTATCGCCAAGCCGCTACCGCTTGA
- a CDS encoding glycosyltransferase family 4 protein: protein MNLSALLAKIVIKHRFSQTGGKIGQRTALQEGHNLTVLQVTPELNAGGVERTTLEIAEAISRAGGLALVAAAGGRLEPDLKTAGGELIRIPAHSKNPITMIANAFKLAEIARKRKVQIIHARSRAPGWSALFAARMAKVPFVTTYHGIYNAKSPLKAFYNSVMARGDAIIANSEFTREHVLAHHDVMPERVTAIPRGVDLAVFDSGKIAPQSIAALRAEWRVKPDQCVVFVPARLTRWKGQTILIEAARLLNERRPNAVKFIIAGDDQGRRAYSQEMLSAIKAGGLQDVVAMVGHLRQMPLAFAACDMAVFPVIEPEAFGRGAVEAEAMGVPVIASNLGGYTETVVEGQTGFLVPAGAAAPLCGAIERMIDAGAEKRAEMGRNGQERVKALYSKLALQSATLAVYERVLRQAESRKVAKSPGQPVL, encoded by the coding sequence ATGAATCTGAGCGCCTTATTAGCCAAAATCGTTATCAAACATCGGTTTAGCCAAACCGGCGGGAAAATCGGGCAACGGACAGCATTGCAAGAAGGTCACAACCTGACGGTTCTGCAAGTTACCCCTGAGCTCAACGCTGGCGGGGTCGAACGGACTACGCTTGAAATAGCCGAAGCGATCAGCCGCGCCGGGGGGCTCGCTTTGGTCGCTGCCGCCGGCGGTCGTCTTGAGCCGGACCTCAAGACGGCCGGCGGCGAATTGATCCGCATTCCGGCGCATTCCAAAAACCCAATCACGATGATCGCCAACGCGTTCAAGCTCGCGGAGATCGCGCGCAAACGTAAGGTGCAGATCATTCATGCGCGTTCGCGCGCGCCGGGCTGGAGCGCATTGTTCGCGGCGCGCATGGCGAAGGTGCCGTTCGTCACGACCTATCACGGCATTTACAACGCCAAGTCGCCACTGAAAGCTTTCTACAATTCGGTGATGGCGCGGGGCGATGCGATCATCGCCAACTCTGAATTCACCCGCGAGCACGTGCTCGCGCACCACGATGTCATGCCCGAGCGCGTCACCGCAATTCCGCGTGGTGTTGATCTTGCGGTGTTTGATAGCGGCAAAATTGCCCCCCAATCCATCGCCGCGTTGCGCGCGGAATGGCGCGTAAAACCGGATCAATGCGTGGTTTTTGTTCCCGCGCGTCTTACGCGCTGGAAAGGTCAGACGATCCTGATCGAGGCTGCGCGTCTGCTGAACGAACGGCGCCCAAACGCCGTGAAATTCATCATCGCAGGCGATGATCAGGGGCGTCGCGCTTACAGCCAGGAAATGCTTTCCGCGATTAAAGCCGGCGGACTGCAAGACGTGGTGGCGATGGTCGGTCACCTGAGGCAGATGCCTTTGGCGTTTGCGGCTTGCGATATGGCGGTGTTTCCCGTCATCGAGCCGGAAGCGTTCGGACGTGGCGCGGTTGAAGCTGAAGCGATGGGTGTTCCGGTGATTGCCTCCAATCTTGGTGGCTACACCGAAACGGTCGTTGAAGGTCAAACCGGATTTCTGGTGCCGGCGGGCGCGGCTGCCCCGCTCTGTGGCGCAATAGAACGAATGATCGATGCGGGAGCGGAAAAACGCGCTGAAATGGGACGAAACGGGCAGGAGCGCGTGAAGGCGCTTTATTCAAAACTTGCCCTGCAATCGGCCACATTAGCTGTTTACGAACGGGTTTTGCGCCAAGCCGAATCCCGCAAAGTGGCGAAGTCGCCGGGACAACCGGTGCTCTAG
- a CDS encoding DUF2541 family protein, giving the protein MNLKAILAGALVMVAACATPAGAWTQIGARDVRDRTDRDVIVVEGPRQFERIKLCVYRNPVHFYDVDVFYRNGGHQDVSVRARINPGECTRVIDLNGDDRNITRVALVYEETSFRRRSATVRLFAE; this is encoded by the coding sequence GTGAATTTGAAAGCTATTCTTGCAGGCGCATTGGTCATGGTGGCGGCATGCGCAACGCCCGCTGGGGCGTGGACGCAAATCGGCGCCCGCGACGTGCGCGACCGAACCGATCGTGACGTGATCGTCGTCGAGGGTCCGCGCCAATTCGAGCGGATCAAGCTCTGCGTCTATCGCAACCCAGTGCATTTCTACGATGTCGACGTGTTCTATCGAAACGGCGGCCACCAAGACGTTTCAGTGCGCGCCCGCATAAACCCAGGCGAATGCACGCGCGTCATCGATCTTAACGGCGACGATCGCAACATCACGCGCGTTGCGCTCGTCTACGAAGAGACCAGCTTCCGCCGCCGTTCGGCGACGGTGCGCCTGTTCGCGGAGTAA
- a CDS encoding rhodanese-like domain-containing protein — protein MRAVVLAFAVGLMSASALAQEEPQANTSAQINYSGFRDLTREVEAYRDNRLVTLADFQRMAREPNTIVLDARSSAAYTEGHIGGAINLPFTDFTDQSLRTALRDPNVRILIYCNNNFSNNARPVILKRVELALNIQTFINLYGYGYRNVYELGDVVDFNDPAVGWVRS, from the coding sequence ATGCGTGCAGTGGTGCTCGCGTTCGCCGTAGGCTTGATGTCCGCCAGCGCGCTCGCGCAGGAAGAGCCGCAAGCCAACACGTCTGCGCAGATCAATTATTCCGGCTTTCGCGATTTGACGCGCGAAGTTGAGGCCTATCGCGACAATCGGCTCGTCACGCTCGCTGACTTCCAACGCATGGCGCGCGAACCCAACACCATCGTTCTCGATGCGCGATCCAGCGCCGCCTACACCGAGGGGCACATTGGCGGCGCGATCAATTTGCCGTTCACCGATTTCACCGATCAGAGCCTACGCACAGCGTTGCGCGATCCGAACGTGCGCATCTTGATCTATTGCAACAATAACTTCTCAAACAACGCGCGACCCGTCATCTTGAAGCGCGTCGAACTCGCGCTCAATATTCAGACCTTCATCAATCTTTACGGCTACGGCTATCGCAACGTCTACGAACTCGGCGACGTTGTTGACTTCAACGATCCTGCCGTGGGCTGGGTGCGCAGTTAG
- a CDS encoding DUF3828 domain-containing protein, with protein sequence MRRRELVLALSAAALAACTPPAAENTETAGRARAVTDPAGVLRPLYDRYMTPDAQFPDFREQAPWSNSLWTLLEAMTRRSEQINEPILDFDPVIGAQDYQLSDLNVQNEAISEGSHAVVRASFNNAGARTDIVYDLIWEDDRWKVDNIRGEGWDLRQIAAAPNADAIVP encoded by the coding sequence ATGCGTCGACGTGAATTGGTTCTGGCATTGAGCGCGGCCGCGTTGGCCGCTTGCACGCCGCCCGCAGCCGAAAATACCGAAACCGCCGGCCGCGCCCGCGCCGTGACCGATCCGGCAGGCGTTCTTCGCCCGCTCTATGATCGCTACATGACGCCGGATGCGCAGTTCCCCGATTTCCGCGAGCAAGCGCCATGGTCGAACAGTCTTTGGACCTTGCTGGAAGCGATGACGCGGCGTTCCGAACAGATCAATGAACCGATCCTCGACTTCGATCCTGTGATCGGTGCGCAAGACTATCAGCTCAGCGATCTCAATGTGCAGAACGAAGCGATTTCCGAAGGGAGCCACGCCGTCGTGCGCGCGAGCTTCAACAACGCCGGCGCGCGCACCGACATCGTCTACGATCTCATCTGGGAAGATGATCGCTGGAAGGTCGACAACATCCGCGGCGAAGGCTGGGATTTGCGCCAGATCGCGGCGGCCCCGAACGCGGATGCCATCGTCCCTTAA
- the rplT gene encoding 50S ribosomal protein L20, with protein MARVKGGVTAHARHKKVLKKAKGYYGRRSNTFRTANAAVEKAGLYAYRDRKAKKRSFRSLWIVRINAAVREEGLTYSRFIAGLAKAGITLDRKVMADIAMHEPEAFKGLIAQAQGALK; from the coding sequence ATGGCACGCGTAAAAGGGGGCGTCACCGCGCACGCCCGTCACAAGAAAGTTCTGAAGAAGGCGAAAGGCTATTATGGCCGTCGCTCGAACACCTTCCGCACGGCGAACGCCGCTGTCGAGAAGGCTGGTCTTTATGCCTACCGCGACCGCAAGGCCAAGAAGCGCAGCTTCCGTTCGCTCTGGATCGTGCGCATCAACGCGGCAGTGCGCGAAGAGGGTCTCACCTACTCGCGATTTATCGCGGGTCTGGCAAAGGCTGGCATCACGCTCGACCGCAAGGTTATGGCCGACATCGCCATGCACGAGCCGGAAGCCTTCAAGGGCCTGATCGCCCAAGCGCAAGGCGCGCTGAAGTAA
- the queG gene encoding tRNA epoxyqueuosine(34) reductase QueG has product MTTSDNPRSIRGKIQSQAQSLGFDAIGVASVREPWPAGARLHEFLADGRHGDMDWLGQRREGVNPREHPQALWADARCAILVGQSYASADDAIALLQLKQKGLVSAYAARRDYHDVVKGKLKQLAQWLARDTGADVKVFVDTAPLMEKPLAQRAGLGWQGKHTNLVSREHGSWLFLGAILSAADIEADAPEEDHCGSCRACLDVCPTNAFPAPYQLDARRCLAYLTIEHKGQIPLEFRQAVANRIFGCDDCLAVCPWNKFAQTSREARLEMRDDLRIAPLSELAALDDAAFRTRFAGTPVKRTGRDRFVRNVVCAIGNSDDVSLAPVAERLIGDSSPLVRGMAVWAARRLLDAEAFERLKSVQAPREGDRSVAKEWDA; this is encoded by the coding sequence GTGACGACCAGCGACAATCCCCGCTCTATTCGCGGCAAGATCCAGAGCCAGGCCCAATCGCTTGGCTTTGACGCGATTGGCGTCGCTTCGGTGCGTGAGCCCTGGCCGGCGGGTGCGCGACTGCATGAGTTTCTCGCCGATGGCCGTCACGGCGACATGGATTGGCTGGGTCAGCGGCGCGAAGGGGTAAATCCGCGTGAGCACCCGCAGGCGCTTTGGGCTGACGCCAGATGCGCGATACTTGTCGGCCAGAGTTATGCCAGCGCCGATGATGCGATCGCTCTCTTGCAGCTCAAGCAAAAAGGTCTCGTCTCTGCTTATGCGGCGCGGCGCGATTACCATGACGTCGTCAAAGGCAAGCTGAAGCAGCTCGCGCAATGGCTCGCGCGCGACACCGGCGCTGACGTCAAAGTCTTCGTCGATACCGCGCCGCTGATGGAAAAGCCGCTCGCGCAGCGCGCAGGGCTCGGATGGCAAGGCAAGCACACCAACCTTGTGTCGCGCGAGCATGGCTCATGGCTCTTCCTCGGTGCGATTTTGAGCGCGGCCGATATCGAAGCAGATGCACCCGAAGAAGATCACTGCGGCTCGTGCCGCGCGTGCCTCGATGTCTGCCCGACCAACGCATTTCCGGCGCCGTATCAACTCGATGCGCGCCGTTGCTTAGCGTATTTGACGATCGAGCACAAAGGCCAGATCCCGCTTGAATTTCGTCAAGCCGTCGCCAATCGCATCTTCGGCTGTGACGACTGCCTCGCTGTATGTCCCTGGAATAAGTTCGCGCAGACCTCGCGCGAAGCGCGGTTGGAGATGCGCGATGATCTGCGCATTGCGCCGCTGAGTGAGCTCGCAGCGCTCGATGATGCGGCGTTTCGTACCCGTTTTGCCGGTACGCCCGTTAAGCGAACTGGCCGTGATCGCTTCGTGCGTAATGTCGTTTGCGCCATCGGTAATAGTGACGATGTATCCTTAGCGCCGGTCGCGGAGCGCCTAATCGGCGATTCATCCCCACTTGTGCGTGGTATGGCGGTATGGGCGGCGCGGCGATTGCTTGACGCCGAGGCATTCGAGCGCCTCAAATCGGTCCAGGCGCCGCGCGAAGGCGATCGCAGCGTGGCTAAGGAATGGGACGCATGA